A single region of the Salvia miltiorrhiza cultivar Shanhuang (shh) chromosome 8, IMPLAD_Smil_shh, whole genome shotgun sequence genome encodes:
- the LOC130996888 gene encoding uncharacterized protein LOC130996888 translates to MPDVRLKIEGLKDKKEEGGEVTEISDNDNAKSGKKKQKQKGRIHEVRYMDAGEDVDSDVDDLDESEVAEFLQKKGISDDDEKKKTESEGKKRSKKKTESVGKKRRKSDDENKKSKKMDSEGKKMRKSKTIKE, encoded by the coding sequence ATGCCGGATGTCAGGTTGAAGATTGAGGGATTGAAGGACAAAAAGGAAGAGGGAGGTGAGGTGACTGAAATTAGTGATAATGACAATGCTAAGAGTGGGAAGAAGAAGCAGAAGCAGAAGGGGAGGATTCATGAGGTTCGATATATGGATGCTGGTGAGGATGTGGATagtgatgttgatgatttagaTGAGAGCGAGGTTGCTGAATTTCTGCAGAAGAAGGGTATTAGTGATGATGATGAAAAAAAGAAGACGGAGAGTGAGGGGAAGAAAAGGAGCAAGAAGAAGACGGAGAGTGTGGGGAAGAAAAGACGCAAGAGTGATGATGAGAACAAGAAGAGCAAGAAGATGGACAGTGAGGGGAAGAAAATGCGCAAGAGTAAAACTATCAAGGAATAA
- the LOC130996880 gene encoding uncharacterized protein LOC130996880 encodes MSSNAEPVAAATPSRVSKPAIDAGVSALLKHKAAQSVNEKPQLLPQDDYFSLNLTRKKIPSNPRTNPYRIPLPNPVLDVVNSEVCLIVDDRPRTTPPPSDEIKKLIKSQNIQISKVIKLSKLRANYKPFEARRKLCNSYDIFLVDKRVVHLLPKLIGKEFFKKQKLPLGVDLGKKNLKLQVERVLGIALLFIGTGTYSVLKVGKVEMEKDEIVENMLDAIKGVIERVPKK; translated from the coding sequence ATGTCTTCCAACGCAGAACCCGTCGCCGCCGCCACACCTTCAAGGGTGAGTAAGCCCGCCATAGACGCCGGCGTAAGCGCTCTGTTGAAACACAAAGCCGCCCAATCCGTCAACGAGAAGCCCCAATTACTGCCGCAAGATGATTATTTCTCCCTTAACCTCACCCGAAAGAAAATCCCATCAAACCCTCGCACGAATCCCTACAGAATCCCGCTTCCAAACCCCGTTTTGGACGTCGTCAACTCGGAGGTATGTTTAATCGTGGACGATCGGCCGCGAACGACGCCGCCGCCGTCGGATGAAAtcaaaaaattgattaaatctcaGAACATACAGATTTCAAAAGTGATAAAGTTGTCGAAGCTGAGGGCGAACTACAAGCCCTTCGAGGCAAGGAGGAAGCTTTGCAATAGCTACGACATATTCTTGGTTGATAAAAGGGTTGTTCATTTGTTGCCTAAGTTGATAGGGAAGGAGTTCTTCAAGAAACAGAAGCTGCCTTTAGGGGTGGATTTGGGAAAAAAGAATTTAAAGTTGCAGGTGGAGAGGGTTTTAGGGATTGCTTTGTTGTTTATTGGGACGGGGACCTATTCCGTGCTCAAGGTTGGTAAGGTGGAGATGGAGAAGGATGAGATTGTGGAGAATATGTTGGACGCCATCAAGGGAGTTATTGAGAGGGTGCCGAAGAAATGA